In Microcebus murinus isolate Inina chromosome 20, M.murinus_Inina_mat1.0, whole genome shotgun sequence, the following are encoded in one genomic region:
- the TRADD gene encoding tumor necrosis factor receptor type 1-associated DEATH domain protein, protein MAAGQNGNEEWVGSAYLFVESSLEKVVLSDAYAHPQQKVAVYRALQTALAENGGSPDVLQILKIHRSDPQLIVQLRFRGRQPCGRFLRDYREGALRAALQRGLAAALAQHRVPLQLELRAGAEQLDAVLTDEERCLNYISAQKPDRLRDEELAELEDALRNLTCSSGGQGGNVEAAEGPSQSLVPSLSEKPLPPTGQTFLFQGQPIENRPLSLQDQQTFARSVGLKWRKVGRSLQRGCRALRDPALDSLAYEYERDGLYEQAFQLLRRFVQAEGRRATLQRLVEALEENELTSVAEDLLGLAGPDGGLA, encoded by the exons ATGGCAGCTGGGCAAAATGGGAATGAAGAGTGGGTGGGCAGCGCGTACCTGTTTGTGGAGTCCTCGCTGGAGAAGGTGGTCCTGTCGGATGCCTACGCCCACCCACAGCAGAAGGTGGCAGTGTACAGGGCTCTTCAGACTGCATTGGCAG AGAACGGTGGGAGCCCGGACGTGCTGCAGATACTCAAGATCCACCGCAGCGATCCGCAGCTGATTGTGCAGTTGCGATTCCGCGGGCGGCAGCCCTGCGGCCGCTTCCTCCGCGACTACCGCGAGGGGGCGCTGCGGGCCGCGCTGCAGAGGGGCTTGGCGGCCGCACTGGCCCAGCACCGGGTGCCGCTGCAACTGGAGCTGCGCGCGGGCGCCGAGCAGCTGGACGCTGTGCTGACGGACGAAGAGCGCTGTTTGAATTACATCTCAGCCCAGAAG CCCGACCGCCTCCGGGACGAGGAGCTGGCTGAACTGGAGGATGCGCTCCGGAACCTGACGTGCAGCTCAGGCGGCCAGGGTGGGAACGTGGAGGCTGCTGAGGGCCCCTCGCAGTCCCTGGTCCCCTCTCTCTCGGAGAAGCCGCTGCCACCGACTGGCCAGACTTTTCTGTTCCAGGGTCAGCCCATAG AGAACCGGCCGCTGAGCCTGCAAGACCAGCAGACGTTCGCACGGTCTGTGGGCCTCAAATGGCGCAAGGTGGGACGCTCACTGCAGCGGGGCTGTCGCGCGCTGCGGGACCCGGCGCTGGACTCGCTGGCCTATGAGTACGAGCGCGACGGGCTGTACGAGCAGGCCTTCCAGCTGCTGCGGCGCTTCGTGCAGGCCGAGGGTCGCCGCGCCACGCTGCAGCGCCTGGTGGAGGCGCTCGAGGAGAATGAGCTCACCAGTGTGGCAGAGGACTTGCTGGGCCTGGCTGGTCCAGATGGCGGCCTGGCCTAG
- the B3GNT9 gene encoding UDP-GlcNAc:betaGal beta-1,3-N-acetylglucosaminyltransferase 9, whose protein sequence is MRRRLRLRRDASLTLLLGTALGLLLYAQRDSGAPTTSAPQARGRAAPRPTLGPRTFQVPDAGAAPPAYEGDTLAPPTPTGPFDFGSYLRAKDQRHFPLLINQPHKCRGDGGPGGRPDLLIAVKSVAADFERRQAVRQTWGAEGRVQGALVRRVFLLGVPRGAGTDETDTVGVGTRTHWRDLLHAESRAYADILLWAFDDTFFNLTLKEIHFLAWTSAFCPDVGFVFKGDADVFVHVGNLLEFLALRDPGQDLLAGDVIVQARPIRARASKYYIPEGVYGLPAYPAYAGGGGFVLSGATLRRLVGACEQVELFPIDDVFLGMCLQRLRLTPESHPAFRTFGISQPSAAPHLRTFDPCFYRELVVVHGLSAADIWLMWRLLHGPRGPACAHPQPVAAGPFQWDS, encoded by the coding sequence ATGAGGAGGAGGCTGCGCCTACGGCGGGACGCGTCGCTCACGCTGCTCCTTGGCACCGCCCTTGGCCTCCTACTCTACGCGCAGCGCGACAGCGGGGCCCCGACGACTAGCGCGCCGCAAGCGCGAGGGAGGGCGGCACCAAGGCCCACCTTGGGGCCCCGCACGTTCCAGGTACCGGACGCAGGCGCAGCACCCCCGGCCTACGAAGGGGACACGCTGGCGCCGCCCACACCCACAGGACCCTTTGACTTCGGCAGCTACTTGCGCGCCAAGGACCAGCGGCACTTTCCGCTGCTAATTAACCAGCCGCACAAGTGCCGCGGCGACGGCGGACCGGGCGGCCGGCCAGACCTGCTCATCGCTGTCAAGTCAGTGGCAGCCGACTTCGAGCGGCGCCAAGCCGTGCGCCAGACGTGGGGCGCTGAGGGTCGCGTGCAGGGGGCGCTCGTGCGCCGTGTGTTCTTGCTTGGCGTGCCCAGGGGTGCGGGCACAGACGAGACAGACACAGTGGGGGTGGGCACTCGAACACACTGGCGCGACCTGCTGCATGCTGAGAGCCGTGCATACGCAGACATCCTGCTCTGGGCCTTCGACGATACTTTTTTCAACCTAACACTCAAGGAGATCCACTTTCTGGCCTGGACCTCTGCCTTCTGCCCCGACGTGGGCTTCGTTTTCAAGGGCGACGCCGACGTGTTTGTGCACGTGGGGAACCTGCTggagttcctggcactgagggatCCGGGGCAGGACTTGCTTGCTGGTGACGTGATTGTGCAGGCGCGGCCAATCCGTGCGCGGGCTAGCAAGTACTACATCCCTGAGGGTGTGTATGGCCTGCCAGCCTATCCGGCCTACGCTGGAGGCGGTGGCTTTGTGCTTTCAGGAGCCACGCTGCGCCGCCTGGTTGGTGCCTGCGAGCAGGTTGAACTCTTCCCCATCGATGACGTCTTTCTGGGCATGTGTCTGCAGCGCCTGCGACTCACGCCTGAGTCTCACCCTGCTTTCCGCACCTTTGGCATCTCCCAACCTTCAGCTGCGCCGCATCTGCGCACCTTTGACCCCTGCTTTTACCGCGAGCTGGTTGTAGTGCATGGGCTCTCTGCCGCTGACATCTGGCTTATGTGGCGTCTGCTGCACGGGCCGCGTGGGCCAGCTTGTGCCCATCCACAGCCTGTTGCTGCAGGCCCCTTCCAGTGGGACTCCTAG